DNA from Podarcis muralis chromosome 13, rPodMur119.hap1.1, whole genome shotgun sequence:
ttgcggcgttcgtCTCGTTTTATTggcaagggagccaacgtaccagcatgtgaccagcatgactaagccgcttctggcaaaccagagcagtgcacgtaaatgctgtttacctttccgccagagcagtacctatttatctacttccactgcgtgcttttgaactcctaggttggctgGAATGTTGAGGGGAGGTAAACCCATGAAAATCAATGAACTTTTAGCCTTGCTTAAATCTGCATAGGATTGGAATGTGAAAGGCGATTCAACTGGTGTAGCGCTCCCTACATCTGTATGTCGGGGAGAGCTGCACCACACGGATCTATGCTATTCCTTCAGCCTTTAAAAAGTAGCCCCACCACACTAAATATGTTTTGGGGATGGAggatgttatgtattgaagttctcacactggccaccaggagtatcatgtacatagttttcactcaggtctatgtcagttactttaggcgggaaaccctgggttgttgttgctacaatgttgatagccggctgcctataaaagcaggccggctgagctgtttgttgttcagttctgttccagcttacaaataaagaggtGCTTGGAGAAATCGCTACGTCGTCTGCTCTgtctacccacaacttaacagaggaCATCATTTTTAAGCAAGCAAAAGGGAACATCTGTCCCTGCCTGGTCCGAGCTTTCCACGTTCGCGTCTATTTCCACCGATATTGCCTCTTACACCGAGGTTCTTGCCACCCGCAATCGGGAACCAGAAGTTTATGCAAACAACCATCACGACTGAACCCCCTTTGGGTTTCGCTTCTCGTTTGATAGGCGCCTCAGACCGCGTTGccccatgggaactgtagtgccgCTGCGTACACCTGAGTCTACTTAAGAAAGCGGCAACGTCTACGCGGCTTGACTACCTGCTGGGCGCGATGCCTTATGGGAAAGACAAGCCCCTCTTCCCCCACGTGCGCGCAGTGCCTTTCGGGAGCTGTAGTTTCCTTGCTTCCGCTCCGCTTCCCAGGCTTCCTTGCCGTTTCCGTTGGCTCCTCGCTCTCCGGTAGCCATGCCTGGGGGCAAGGGTGGGAAGCCCCGCGAGGCCGCGAACCCGGCGGCCGCGAGTGTGTCTGAATCCGTGACCGAGCGGGTCCTGCGGGAGGCGCACTCGCTTTATGTGCATCCGGGTCATGGTGAGAGTTGGGGATGGGACAAGAAGATGGGGGGGTGTCTTCCtgggtcggggggtggggggcgtcTGAAGGGTTtcgtgggggtgtgtgtgcaggagttaacctttcccctccccctgccagggctggtgtccattgggggGCGCCTGGGTCTAACTCTGCTCCCACCACGCCGCAAAGTGACTGTCATGGTGATGGGCAACCACAGTGCTGGCAAGAGCAGCTTCATCAACTGGTAAGCTGAAGAGGGATATACAAAGGAGGGCAAAGGGACTCATAGAAatggtagggttggaagggactccaagggtcatccagaccaacccctgcaatgcacggatcttttgcccaaagtgggactcgaacccacaaccttgacatTAAGAGACTCATTTTGGGCAAACCCAAGTGAGCTGGAAGCAGAGTATCGTGCCAAAGGGTGTGCTGGCATGGGTGTATGCAGCGCcgaatttacgtataagctaaacaagctatagcttagggccccactctcttgggctcccccccaaaaaattaaaggaaaaaacctactggatgtacatttccaaaatattagataaaaaaccaaataaaataaaacctacatacagcaacagtggcaaatggctttagatacctgttaggtccataaattaccatatagcatatattcaacacgaaaaacagcgacaatttgttgttgacaaaggacagctggacatataaaagaccccattaccttcagtagcttagggcctcatcaaacctaaatctggccccggGTGCATGGCGCTCTGGGGAAATCCTATGGGGTTTGGTGGTGGTGCATTTCAGGTCTCTGCCAAACTTCCagttcaacaccccccccccccccagtgtttgaTGACTTGAGGAAGGTTTTGCTGCTGAATAGGAGGCATTGGGGTGTCTGCAAGGCTGTTAGGGTGGTTTCTTAACACTGATACATAGTAACAAAAGATACAGGTGTCATTTCGTGGAACTCCTTGGTATTTATGCAAGATACTGTTTGCTATGAATTATTGCTAGTTGATGGGTTGGGCAGGATATTCTGAGTACCAGAGGGCTCGCATTCATCCTGGCTTGTTTCAGTATGCAAAGAGGGGGCTATAATCTATAAGATACCCAGGGTAGTTTTGTGGTGGGAATGGGTCAAATGACATttccatcattcaaaagcatcttgTTCCCTTCAATGTTTTCCTGCAGGTATGTTGAGGAGCACATTCAACGAACCGGTGTAGCTATTGAGACTCAGGGTTTCACCTTCATCACTAGTGGAAGGAAGCGAGAATCTCTCACGGTGAGTATTTCCTATAGGCAAGGAGTTCCTAAGTAAAGGTGGTACCACACTCACAAAGATTGATTCCTTGTAAATGTGTAACAGTATCAGTTCCACTTATATAAGCAGTTGAGTGTATAAGGTGATCTGGAATAACTGAAGAACTTAAATAATGAATTCACATATAGGATGGACCTATGGCCAAGATTTTGTCTGATCTTTTCAATGCTATCTGTACTGTAGTACAGTATCCTGTGTTCTAACTTtttttgtcgtccccccccctttacaggGTAATGCCACACTCCATCTGTACCCCCATTTCCAGGCCTTGCAGAGTTTCAAAGGTTAGTTGCAAATAATTAAGATCAAGGAGTGGACCTCTGCATTAAATGGTGACATGAATTGAATCAGTTGTTCCTTAAGGCAGGCAACTGGCATCTACAGGATTTGTGGGTGGCTGTTGAAATCATGCCATTAAGTCATTGAGATACGTGGTGTTGTGGAACTCTGCCACCTTGAGTTACACCACAACAGTGGGTAGAATGATTTGGAGTATGATGTTTGTTTTCAGGAGAGGTAGAGAACAGACACAGTGCTTAGCATCTGTCAGTGGTAAGAGCCTACTTCAGAGTCTTAAttttcctcccctctttcttttaggTGTGCCAGAGTACCTGAGCACTGAGATCTGTACCTCTAAGCAGAAGCAGTTCCCCCTGGTCACTTTCCTTGACACGCCAGGCTTGGTGGATGGAGACATGAAATATCCTTTTGATGTGGAAGGGGCACTTATCTGGTTTGGTGAGTGTAGCAGTGTGTATAAACAGAATGGAGTTGTCTCCTGCTGTAGATTCTCTTAATGAATTCCTCTTTtggaggcattatgcctctgaataccaattgctgggcaTTGTGCTCGGgttcagcttgcaggcttcctacaggGATCTTGATTGATCATTGTGAGGActgagtgttggactagatggggctttggcctgatccggcaggctTTCTTTTTGTTCTTAATCCAGAGCAAAGATGAGGAACCTGTAAGCCTCCAGGTGTCATTGAACatcagctcccattatcccttacCATTGGCTGTGCCAGCTGGGGTTGAAGGGAATTGGATTCCAGTGACCTCTGGAGGTCCACATTTTCACCATTCCTGATCTAGAAAATGGCATCGGGAAGAACTGCTATTCTGAATCAAGCTAGTATTCAAAAGAAAATGGACCTGTGGGCGGGGGGGACCCAGATTGGAGGTATAAAGAAAGGAAACTCTGGGGTACAAAGATGTGGTGGTTGGAATCTGGAGggaaatttgattttttttgctgttttctttcctaattaggtttttgctgttttctttcatAATTAGTAATAAGTGTCTTTGGGAGAATTTGTGAAAATATCTTTGCAAGTGATGAGAAAACTTCGTGGCAAGAATTCACAGAGAAATGCCACATTGCCACAGTGGCAGTAGGGATAATATTTTAGCACGAGGCATCTTTTACTGTAGATTAACTCCCTTCTTCTGTCATTGTCTTGGCTTCCAGGCCAGCTCTGCGACCTCATCCTGGTCTTTTTTGACCCCATGGGACAGGCCCTTTGCAAACGCACTCTCAACATTGTGGAGAACCTCAATGAGGGGCACGGAGACAAGCTGCATTTTTACCTCAGCAAGGCTGATGAGGCGGGTGCAGAAGGTGACAGACAGGTACTCTCACAGGGTGAGGTTGTCTTGGGGATAATGATCAAGAAATGGGAGACAGAATGTCTGTTTCAGTAAGGGAAGCAGCCTAGAGCAGCACAAGGTCTTTCCCTTTTTCTTGATTCTGATCTGTTCTCTTTCCTGACAGAGGGTGCTGATGCAAATTGTCCAGGAACTCTGCAAGCGCCCAGGCCTCAATAAGTGCGGGTTTGATATGCCCACAATCTACATCCCCAACTCCAATAAGGTGAGTGGCAACCCTTTGCCATTTCAGAGGTGGCAGTGATGGGTAAGCCTCCATGAAGTAAAGTTAATGAAAAGGTGGGAAGCCTTGGGAAGAGGGaagaaaaaatgcaaaacaattgCACCTTGGTGTGTTTGAGAAAAGTGAGATTTGCTAGGAGGATGTTGATGGGCTATGAATGGTGGTGTGTGTAACCAGCCTAACTGTCCCTCAGCCAAGCCGGTGCGTTAATCAGATTGAGGAGATCTGCCGAACCATCGAGAAGACAATCAGCCAAACTGTGCAGCACACACTCAACGCTTTGGAGCGGGACTGCCACCTCATTGAGGAGGCCACGCAGCGTTTGCTAGAAGAGGACAAGTAAGAGCGCGGCATTGTGGGAAGCGAAAGAAGAATGTCTTGAACGTTGCCATATTCCTCATAAGAGCTGGAGCTGCTTGTCAGTCTGTGAAGGGGTGGGCTGTGCGGACCAGTTGGCCGGGAGCAGGGTAGCGCATCAAATCACAGGTGGAAGAATGGAGTGTGAAGTTTTTTATGGGATGAAAAGGCAGGTTAGCGAGCCCACCTGGCCGCCCTGAAGTGAAATGCATGTGGGAGGGACATTGAGCAGTTAATTAACGTGTGTTTGGGGCCGGAGAGATCTTCTCTAGAAATTGTGAAAGAGATTGGAGAGGAAATCAGGAAATAGACACCTATGAGTGCATTAGGGGTAGCAGGATTTGAGTGCCTGGGACATTGTAGTGGTCTTCCTCGttcccaggtgtgtgtgttttgctctttttctctcctctctaTGTGCCCAGCGTGGCCAGAAACAGCAACTTCCGCGCTCGTTTCCGGGGAGCGCTGCTTGGGCTAGCAGGCTGCCTCCTGCCCATCTTTCTCCTCGTGACCTTGCTCTTTGGTACAGCCTTTGCTCGCCAACTCTGGACTTTGGTGTTGGGAGAAGAGCAAAGCCAGGCGTTAGAGCTGTCCATGGTGAGTGCTTTTTTTTGCTTACCTTCCCTCAATTCAGCTTCCCATTGCTCCTCAGTGCCCCATAATCACTATTTCCCCCCGTGCTTTCTCAGGATGCTCCTCAGTTAAGCTGCATTACACTTTTTATGACTGGAGCCATGTATTATCCACATTTCTGTGCAAGTGTAAAAGTAATAGTGTAGCAGAatctctgctttcatttggaggggcaggggagagg
Protein-coding regions in this window:
- the LOC114581879 gene encoding uncharacterized protein LOC114581879 isoform X1; protein product: MPGGKGGKPREAANPAAASVSESVTERVLREAHSLYVHPGHGLVSIGGRLGLTLLPPRRKVTVMVMGNHSAGKSSFINWYVEEHIQRTGVAIETQGFTFITSGRKRESLTGNATLHLYPHFQALQSFKGVPEYLSTEICTSKQKQFPLVTFLDTPGLVDGDMKYPFDVEGALIWFGQLCDLILVFFDPMGQALCKRTLNIVENLNEGHGDKLHFYLSKADEAGAEGDRQRVLMQIVQELCKRPGLNKCGFDMPTIYIPNSNKPSRCVNQIEEICRTIEKTISQTVQHTLNALERDCHLIEEATQRLLEEDNVARNSNFRARFRGALLGLAGCLLPIFLLVTLLFGTAFARQLWTLVLGEEQSQALELSMRPVASMWSLVPEEQTLTVFFGLLGLSILLLLLASYTFRTKPTLSKKQKRQLEDRRDYVVDVVLEKKVDSFGNLVWSYDTGLGICAKGSCLGEAGFMTPVWDSG
- the LOC114581879 gene encoding uncharacterized protein LOC114581879 isoform X2, giving the protein MPGGKGGKPREAANPAAASVSESVTERVLREAHSLYVHPGHGLVSIGGRLGLTLLPPRRKVTVMVMGNHSAGKSSFINWYVEEHIQRTGVAIETQGFTFITSGRKRESLTGNATLHLYPHFQALQSFKGVPEYLSTEICTSKQKQFPLVTFLDTPGLVDGDMKYPFDVEGALIWFGQLCDLILVFFDPMGQALCKRTLNIVENLNEGHGDKLHFYLSKADEAGAEGDRQRVLMQIVQELCKRPGLNKCGFDMPTIYIPNSNKPSRCVNQIEEICRTIEKTISQTVQHTLNALERDCHLIEEATQRLLEEDNVARNSNFRARFRGALLGLAGCLLPIFLLVTLLFGTAFARQLWTLVLGEEQSQALELSMRPVASMWSLVPEEQTLTVFFGLLGLSILLLLLASYTFRTKPTLSKKQKRQLEDRRDYVVDVVLEKKRQLYEEYLRQSIGEQDLS